From Spirosoma agri, one genomic window encodes:
- a CDS encoding SRPBCC family protein, whose amino-acid sequence MNRISVRVEKHVPLRMGEASYVKWLLLVCLVVTAQWAAAQSEGQWRLRKNKDQIQVYSRHTDGSRLEELKAVCVIPGTMSQLVALLSDVDNYKEVLYKTKTAQLLQRVNETRFTYYIVNELPVVQDRDMAVQLTFSRDPATKLLHVRGVGLPNLVPEKKGNVRITDWQADWQVRADEKKRTLSITYTCRVDPGGSIPAWVQNFAATDGVYNSFILIRDSLPLARYQGRTFAFLGN is encoded by the coding sequence ATGAACCGTATTTCCGTTAGAGTAGAGAAGCATGTTCCCTTACGAATGGGTGAAGCAAGCTACGTTAAGTGGCTTTTACTCGTCTGTCTTGTCGTAACCGCACAATGGGCCGCAGCGCAGTCCGAAGGTCAATGGCGTTTACGGAAGAACAAAGATCAAATTCAGGTTTACTCCCGACACACGGATGGAAGTCGGCTGGAGGAGCTAAAAGCGGTCTGCGTGATTCCAGGTACGATGAGCCAGCTGGTCGCTTTGTTGTCGGACGTAGACAACTACAAAGAAGTCCTTTACAAAACGAAAACGGCCCAGTTGTTACAACGCGTGAATGAAACGCGGTTTACCTATTACATCGTTAATGAGTTACCGGTCGTTCAGGACCGGGACATGGCAGTTCAGCTCACCTTCTCGCGCGATCCGGCCACTAAACTGCTCCACGTCCGAGGGGTTGGTTTGCCGAATCTGGTTCCCGAAAAAAAGGGGAACGTCAGGATTACGGATTGGCAAGCCGACTGGCAGGTTCGCGCTGACGAGAAGAAACGGACCTTGTCGATCACCTACACCTGCCGGGTCGATCCCGGTGGCTCGATTCCTGCCTGGGTACAGAATTTTGCCGCGACCGATGGGGTCTACAACTCGTTTATCCTGATTCGGGATAGCCTTCCCTTAGCGCGTTACCAGGGAAGAACATTCGCGTTTTTAGGGAATTAG
- a CDS encoding ankyrin repeat domain-containing protein, with protein sequence MKKLVAAILVGVSLSAQAQKNVLLEQSFWLGKPDANQVKAEVEKGSNPSQFNQASFDPVVMAINAQAPNETIKYLLSQPGNDVSKITHDSRIYLHWAAFRGNTEIMEYLLSKGSKTNVEDSHGATPLNFAAGSGQPDTKVYDLCIQNGANLKKDLNHDGANALLLAVANDKDLKLTDYFISKGLDLKSTDAAGNNAFSYAARSGNINILKALQQRGVPVNPTAMIMASQGGRQGAAPIETFQYLESLGIKPTVTNKSGETVLHAIVRRPKQTELIKYFLDKGVDVNQADDEGNTVFMNAAAANRDIAVLEMLQPKVKNINQSNQKGVTALAMAVQGNSPEVVSYLLTKGADVTVTDKNGDNLAAYLIQSYRPTSGPRLDGPRPEGGPRPEGGQRSENGPRTDDFTAKLNLLQEKGLDVKAPQKNGNTLYHLAVAKNDLSLMKRLEPLQIDVNSKNKEGITALHRAAMVSKDDALLKYLLSIGAKKDIATNFKETAFDLASENESLAKNNVSVNFLK encoded by the coding sequence ATGAAAAAACTAGTTGCAGCCATTCTGGTAGGCGTTTCGCTCTCCGCTCAGGCTCAGAAAAACGTTCTGCTGGAACAGTCGTTCTGGCTAGGCAAACCCGATGCGAATCAGGTCAAGGCAGAAGTCGAGAAAGGCAGCAACCCGTCTCAGTTCAACCAGGCGAGTTTCGATCCCGTCGTGATGGCGATCAATGCGCAGGCTCCCAACGAAACGATCAAGTATCTGTTGTCGCAGCCGGGTAACGATGTAAGCAAGATCACCCACGATAGCCGCATTTATTTGCACTGGGCCGCCTTCCGGGGCAATACAGAGATCATGGAGTACCTGCTTTCGAAAGGCTCTAAAACGAATGTTGAAGACAGTCACGGTGCCACGCCGTTAAATTTTGCAGCGGGCAGTGGCCAACCCGACACGAAAGTATATGACTTGTGCATCCAGAACGGAGCCAACCTCAAAAAGGACCTGAATCATGATGGAGCCAACGCACTCTTGCTGGCTGTAGCAAACGATAAAGACCTTAAACTGACCGATTACTTTATCTCGAAAGGGCTGGATCTGAAAAGCACGGATGCCGCCGGAAACAACGCGTTTAGTTATGCGGCCAGAAGTGGAAATATCAACATCCTGAAGGCGTTGCAGCAGCGAGGAGTTCCGGTAAACCCAACGGCGATGATCATGGCGAGTCAGGGTGGCCGTCAGGGCGCTGCACCCATCGAAACGTTCCAGTATCTGGAAAGCCTGGGTATTAAACCGACTGTAACTAACAAGAGCGGAGAAACCGTTTTGCATGCCATCGTTCGCCGACCCAAGCAGACCGAACTCATTAAGTATTTTCTGGATAAAGGCGTCGATGTCAATCAGGCTGACGACGAAGGCAATACCGTATTTATGAACGCGGCAGCGGCCAACCGGGATATCGCCGTGCTGGAAATGCTCCAGCCGAAGGTGAAAAATATTAATCAGAGCAACCAGAAAGGCGTAACGGCACTGGCTATGGCCGTACAGGGCAACTCGCCCGAGGTAGTGAGCTATTTATTGACCAAAGGAGCTGACGTTACCGTTACGGACAAAAATGGCGATAATCTGGCTGCTTACCTGATCCAATCGTACAGACCAACCAGCGGCCCCCGGCTGGATGGCCCACGGCCAGAAGGCGGTCCTCGCCCGGAAGGTGGTCAACGGTCTGAGAATGGACCACGAACCGATGACTTTACGGCCAAATTAAATCTGCTTCAGGAAAAAGGACTAGACGTCAAGGCTCCGCAGAAAAACGGCAATACGCTGTATCACTTAGCGGTCGCCAAGAATGACCTGTCGCTGATGAAACGCCTGGAGCCTCTTCAGATCGATGTAAACAGCAAAAACAAGGAAGGAATTACCGCTCTGCACCGGGCAGCTATGGTGTCGAAAGACGATGCTCTGCTAAAATACCTGTTGTCGATTGGTGCCAAAAAAGACATCGCCACCAACTTTAAAGAAACCGCGTTCGATCTGGCCAGCGAAAACGAATCGCTCGCTAAAAACAACGTATCCGTTAACTTCCTGAAATAA
- a CDS encoding DUF2271 domain-containing protein, protein MSFLPKIGLLVLALAFAQPSASLAQQPGTVKYKCMIQMTNYMGEGAYIVVSLINGKGAYDKTLYVLGSNKKWYPDVKEWHKAYAKKRTDISAITGASVAGGDRSVTVLEIESAKIDKDYKLRFESAVEDNKYYVKDLEIPLTTDALSAKSEGTGYIRYVRFSPNTSN, encoded by the coding sequence ATGTCATTTTTGCCTAAAATCGGCTTACTGGTGCTGGCTCTGGCGTTTGCCCAACCATCGGCATCACTGGCTCAACAACCGGGTACGGTCAAGTATAAGTGCATGATCCAGATGACCAACTACATGGGCGAAGGGGCCTACATTGTGGTGTCGCTCATCAACGGGAAAGGTGCCTACGATAAAACGCTGTACGTGCTTGGCTCCAACAAAAAATGGTACCCCGATGTAAAGGAATGGCATAAGGCTTACGCCAAAAAACGAACCGACATCAGCGCCATAACCGGAGCTTCGGTGGCAGGTGGCGACCGTAGCGTTACCGTACTGGAGATCGAAAGCGCAAAGATCGACAAAGATTACAAACTACGGTTTGAAAGTGCGGTGGAAGACAATAAGTACTACGTAAAAGACCTGGAAATTCCGCTAACGACAGACGCTCTTTCCGCCAAAAGCGAGGGTACGGGATACATCCGCTACGTACGTTTTAGCCCCAATACCAGCAACTAA
- a CDS encoding TolC family protein codes for MCNKRIVTWLGIASITLLNAACTVPRLVQKTENRSVPASYSNSQDSTNTGKTTWRAYFTDPNLAILIDSALHNNQELNITLQEIQVANNEVLARAGAYRPFVTLGGGASVEKVSRYTSQGAADAFSEIKPGRETPEVLPNTYIAAFASWEVDIWHKLRNSKKAAIATYLSSVEGRNFQVTNLVAEIATSYYELMALDNQLDIIQKNLVILNNALSITKQEKEAAKVTELAVRRFEAEVFKTQSLQYEIQQKIVEAENRINFLMGRFPQHVQRSSDTFNELIPTKVAAGVPSQLLENRPDIRQAELRLQAAKLDVGVARANFYPTLNLSASLGVMSYSPLYLGNIPQALISSLVGDLVGPLVNKNAITAAYKTASAKQIQAVYDYERTVLNAHIEVANQLANMDNLEKKYTTKNNQVDALNKSTAISLKLFTSARADYMEVLLTQRDVLEARIELIETRMQQMNAMVNAYRALGGGWN; via the coding sequence ATGTGCAATAAACGAATAGTCACTTGGTTAGGGATAGCGTCCATTACCCTACTCAATGCCGCCTGTACTGTACCGCGCCTGGTTCAGAAAACAGAAAATAGATCAGTACCTGCGAGTTATTCCAACTCGCAGGATTCCACCAACACCGGTAAAACGACCTGGCGGGCTTATTTCACCGATCCCAATCTAGCCATTCTGATTGATTCGGCGCTGCATAACAATCAGGAACTAAACATTACGTTGCAGGAAATTCAGGTGGCTAACAACGAAGTCCTGGCCAGAGCAGGGGCGTATCGGCCATTCGTTACGCTGGGTGGTGGAGCAAGTGTTGAGAAAGTGTCCCGCTACACCAGCCAGGGCGCGGCTGACGCCTTTTCCGAGATAAAACCGGGACGGGAAACACCCGAGGTTTTACCGAATACGTACATAGCCGCTTTTGCCAGTTGGGAAGTGGACATTTGGCATAAGTTACGTAATTCAAAAAAAGCAGCCATTGCCACGTATCTTTCATCTGTCGAGGGGAGGAACTTTCAGGTTACGAACCTAGTCGCGGAGATCGCTACATCGTACTACGAACTGATGGCGCTTGACAATCAGCTGGATATTATTCAGAAGAATCTTGTCATCCTGAACAACGCCCTGTCGATTACTAAGCAGGAGAAAGAAGCGGCCAAAGTAACCGAACTGGCTGTGCGCCGGTTTGAAGCAGAGGTATTTAAAACGCAAAGTCTTCAGTACGAAATTCAGCAGAAGATTGTTGAAGCAGAAAACCGGATCAACTTCCTGATGGGTCGGTTTCCACAACACGTTCAGCGGAGTTCCGATACGTTTAATGAGCTGATTCCGACCAAAGTGGCTGCGGGTGTTCCCTCTCAGCTGCTGGAAAATCGGCCCGATATTCGCCAGGCCGAATTGAGGTTGCAAGCGGCTAAACTGGATGTAGGGGTGGCCAGGGCTAATTTCTACCCGACGCTCAATCTGTCCGCTTCGCTGGGTGTGATGTCCTACAGTCCGCTGTATCTGGGAAATATTCCCCAGGCCCTAATCTCGTCGCTGGTTGGGGATCTGGTTGGCCCGCTGGTTAACAAGAACGCCATTACCGCTGCGTACAAGACGGCCAGTGCCAAACAGATTCAGGCTGTCTACGATTACGAGCGCACGGTTTTGAACGCTCATATCGAAGTGGCCAACCAGCTAGCCAACATGGATAATCTGGAAAAGAAATACACCACCAAAAACAACCAGGTGGATGCGCTGAACAAATCGACGGCCATATCGCTGAAACTGTTCACGTCGGCCCGAGCTGACTATATGGAAGTATTGCTGACCCAGCGTGATGTTCTGGAAGCGCGGATCGAGCTTATCGAAACCCGGATGCAACAGATGAATGCCATGGTCAATGCGTACCGGGCATTGGGTGGCGGCTGGAATTGA
- a CDS encoding glycoside hydrolase family 43 protein, which translates to MKRIMLLAFLLTTLFGQTSKAQTAQQPAAPNMTFSNPLPVQFGDPYILNTKGTYYMYGTGAGADKGFVAYSSTDMVNWKSEGQVYFHDNKNGWSDPKAAWGGAYWAPEVYEVKGKYYLFYSAQWKENPARDLENFRIGVAVADKPTGPFVDLANKPVFDPGYPIIDANVLFDTNGKAYLYYSRCCYKHPVESDVATLARDKGWFKEIEESWVYGVELKPDFSGVIGEPVLILRPPVKLSDKQAEWESRSVTAREVNRRWTEGSVAFKKDNIYYIMYSANHFGGQYYAIGYATASSPLGPYTKAANNPILQKNTDKGGSVTGTGHNSIAYSPDGKEMFCVYHARTAKTGDERVVCLDRMHVKNGRITILGPTTTPQKFPSGATR; encoded by the coding sequence ATGAAACGAATAATGCTCCTGGCTTTCCTACTCACTACGCTGTTTGGGCAGACCAGCAAGGCGCAGACAGCCCAACAGCCTGCCGCACCCAACATGACTTTTTCCAATCCATTACCCGTCCAGTTTGGCGACCCGTATATACTGAACACGAAGGGCACCTATTACATGTACGGCACCGGCGCAGGAGCGGATAAGGGTTTCGTGGCCTATTCATCAACGGATATGGTGAACTGGAAGAGCGAAGGGCAGGTCTATTTCCACGATAACAAAAACGGGTGGAGCGACCCAAAAGCAGCGTGGGGGGGCGCTTACTGGGCTCCCGAAGTATATGAAGTGAAGGGCAAGTATTACCTGTTCTACAGTGCCCAGTGGAAAGAAAATCCGGCCCGTGATCTGGAAAACTTCCGGATTGGCGTGGCCGTAGCCGATAAACCGACCGGGCCATTCGTTGACCTGGCGAACAAGCCCGTTTTCGACCCCGGCTACCCCATCATCGATGCCAACGTGTTGTTTGACACCAACGGCAAGGCGTACTTGTATTATTCGCGTTGCTGCTACAAGCATCCGGTCGAAAGCGACGTGGCCACGCTAGCCCGCGATAAGGGCTGGTTCAAGGAGATCGAAGAAAGCTGGGTGTATGGGGTCGAGCTCAAACCCGATTTCTCCGGCGTTATCGGCGAACCGGTTCTAATCCTGCGCCCTCCGGTCAAGCTCAGCGACAAACAGGCCGAATGGGAGAGCCGGTCGGTTACGGCCCGCGAAGTAAATCGCCGTTGGACAGAGGGCTCGGTTGCGTTTAAGAAAGATAACATCTATTACATTATGTACTCGGCCAATCACTTTGGTGGTCAGTACTACGCCATTGGGTACGCCACCGCTAGTTCGCCGTTGGGACCGTACACCAAAGCGGCTAACAATCCGATCTTGCAGAAAAATACGGACAAAGGTGGCTCCGTAACGGGAACGGGACACAACAGCATCGCGTACTCACCGGATGGCAAAGAGATGTTTTGTGTTTACCATGCGCGAACCGCCAAAACGGGCGATGAACGGGTCGTGTGCCTCGACCGGATGCACGTGAAAAATGGACGTATAACCATTCTTGGCCCGACCACCACGCCCCAGAAATTCCCCTCCGGCGCAACCCGATAA
- a CDS encoding helix-turn-helix transcriptional regulator — translation MLKLKGVDLLLRREALAGPAGVENPFQEKLARIQHEQMGCITDTQISTGNFFIAHCTFQLTQSVQLSKEVEEEVIQLDFALRGESQGLTTETTSRQRFSTGQHNICYIPRSKSTYDYYASDQPLDYCIVVIPKETYIRLLASSSGLHRQLDTLMAQQKTGYASAKNLPITPLMDWLIRDMRTSPRTGSLKRLFLESRVTELLMLQLEQMQGTQPIGFPSKTADIRKLHEACEILDASYADPPTIVELAKLVCLNEFNLKRGFKEQTGTTILGYVTRRRMEDAKRLLLAGDKTISEIAYWVGYKNPAHFTVAFKQYFGVLPSTIRR, via the coding sequence ATGCTAAAACTTAAGGGTGTTGACCTATTATTGCGACGGGAAGCCTTGGCAGGACCGGCAGGCGTAGAGAATCCTTTTCAGGAAAAACTGGCCCGCATCCAGCACGAGCAGATGGGTTGTATAACCGATACGCAGATTTCGACGGGGAATTTCTTTATCGCGCACTGTACCTTTCAGCTTACCCAATCTGTTCAGTTAAGCAAAGAAGTAGAGGAGGAGGTCATTCAGCTGGATTTTGCACTGCGGGGTGAAAGCCAGGGCCTGACGACGGAAACGACGAGCCGACAACGCTTTTCGACGGGCCAGCATAATATCTGCTACATTCCCCGTTCGAAGAGTACTTATGACTACTACGCGTCCGATCAGCCACTAGATTATTGTATCGTAGTGATTCCGAAAGAGACGTACATTCGGCTACTAGCGTCCAGCAGTGGGCTGCATCGGCAACTGGATACCCTGATGGCGCAGCAGAAAACAGGGTATGCCAGTGCCAAAAACCTCCCGATAACACCCCTGATGGACTGGCTGATCCGGGATATGCGTACCAGTCCGCGTACGGGGTCATTAAAGCGATTATTTCTGGAATCCAGAGTAACCGAACTGCTCATGCTTCAGCTCGAACAAATGCAGGGTACGCAGCCGATAGGTTTTCCATCAAAGACAGCGGATATCCGTAAACTGCACGAAGCCTGCGAAATACTGGACGCTTCCTATGCCGATCCACCAACGATTGTTGAACTGGCTAAGCTGGTGTGTCTGAATGAGTTCAACCTCAAACGCGGATTCAAAGAGCAGACCGGAACGACCATACTGGGCTATGTTACCCGACGCCGGATGGAGGATGCCAAACGCCTTTTGCTGGCGGGCGACAAAACGATCAGTGAAATAGCATACTGGGTTGGCTACAAAAATCCAGCTCACTTTACGGTCGCTTTTAAACAGTACTTCGGCGTACTCCCGAGCACCATCCGACGGTAG
- a CDS encoding TonB-dependent receptor, with product MKHIFTSTIVCLSLLILLNVQVLAQSHGSIRGLVKTSDGNPASFVNVSLKEIRKGTVTAEDGTYQLKGINQGTYTLQITFVGLQTQEKTISVQSGQAITVDFSLAENTSQLSEVEVTGNNQVVTLGKAGLAPLDMPQMTGVVSSVVIANQQAARLGDVLKNVSGVSLTQQRGGVAETFSARGYSIGIAGAGGNIFKNGVISNTMGFPEASTLESVEVLKGSSALLYGNVSGGLIINMVTKKPKFEYGGEVSMRVGSYGLYKPIVDLYGPLAKNLAFRVVGTYETAKSYRDVVKTNRVYVNPSLLYKLGQKTSILLQGDYLKSDLTPDNGIGSLNANQDAIIPDVPRSRFINTPWAYNNVKQTSGSLNIDHAFNSNWKLTAIASAQGTDVTAYGAGVPNNNVSATGDWTRTLSRTMTSEANSTGQINLNGRFNTGAVGHQLLVGGDIVGIVSKSTAYTVNYGAGKTAYDKINILNPSLFEARTDIPDATATTRTTSPSTRLGFYVQDLIGLSDKVKILAGVRWSQQKTVQTTILNQLTQVETRGTAETKTDAAFSPKVALLYQPTRTTSFFGSYANNFTINTGVDIYGQILKPSIVDQVEAGVKNELFNGRITANLGVYHIVNSDLAQMAPLKADGTANADANVKEFTGQTTSDGLEIDLTGNLSKNFYFITGYGYNYMRYTKASLVRGSPIEGERLTNNPAHTANATIFYTFDLPQLRGLKLGASAFYTGARFGGNNNTYGQTPAFSRLIPLTSFTTIDLSAGYTYRKISILAKVSNITNELNYLIHDRYSIMPIPPRQFVTTLSYRLK from the coding sequence ATGAAACACATTTTTACTAGTACTATAGTTTGCCTAAGCCTGCTGATTCTATTGAATGTACAGGTCCTTGCTCAGTCGCACGGGTCGATTCGTGGCTTAGTGAAAACCAGCGATGGTAATCCGGCCTCCTTCGTTAATGTTAGTCTGAAAGAAATTCGAAAAGGTACGGTCACAGCAGAAGACGGGACTTATCAGCTGAAAGGAATAAACCAGGGTACGTACACCCTTCAGATTACGTTCGTGGGCCTGCAAACGCAGGAAAAGACGATATCCGTACAGAGTGGGCAAGCCATCACGGTCGATTTTTCACTGGCTGAAAATACATCGCAGTTGAGTGAAGTCGAAGTAACCGGCAATAACCAGGTCGTTACGCTGGGTAAAGCGGGTCTTGCTCCGCTGGATATGCCGCAGATGACGGGCGTGGTCAGTAGTGTCGTGATCGCGAACCAGCAGGCAGCCCGTCTGGGGGATGTCCTGAAAAATGTCAGCGGAGTATCGTTGACCCAGCAACGGGGTGGTGTGGCCGAAACCTTTTCGGCACGGGGCTACAGCATCGGTATTGCGGGAGCCGGTGGCAATATTTTCAAAAATGGGGTGATCTCCAATACGATGGGCTTCCCCGAAGCCAGCACGCTGGAATCCGTTGAAGTGTTGAAAGGAAGTTCTGCCCTGTTGTATGGTAATGTATCCGGCGGACTGATTATCAATATGGTCACGAAGAAGCCGAAGTTCGAGTATGGCGGTGAAGTATCAATGCGGGTCGGTAGCTACGGCCTATATAAACCCATTGTTGACCTCTACGGTCCGCTGGCCAAAAATCTCGCCTTCCGGGTTGTGGGAACGTACGAAACGGCCAAAAGCTACCGGGATGTGGTCAAAACAAACCGGGTCTATGTCAACCCCTCCCTGCTCTATAAACTGGGCCAAAAGACATCCATTTTGCTTCAGGGCGATTATCTGAAGTCAGACCTGACACCCGACAATGGCATTGGGTCGCTGAATGCGAATCAGGATGCGATCATCCCCGATGTGCCCCGGTCGCGGTTCATCAATACGCCCTGGGCTTACAACAATGTAAAGCAGACCTCTGGCTCCCTCAATATCGATCATGCGTTTAACAGCAACTGGAAACTGACCGCCATTGCCTCCGCGCAGGGAACCGACGTGACCGCCTACGGAGCGGGTGTCCCCAACAACAACGTATCGGCCACGGGCGACTGGACCCGCACGCTTAGCCGAACCATGACTAGCGAAGCGAACAGCACCGGCCAGATAAACCTCAATGGCCGGTTCAACACGGGCGCTGTCGGGCATCAGTTGCTGGTGGGTGGCGATATCGTTGGTATCGTCAGCAAAAGCACTGCCTATACCGTCAATTACGGAGCGGGGAAAACAGCCTACGATAAAATAAACATTCTGAATCCGAGCCTGTTCGAAGCCCGCACCGACATTCCCGATGCTACGGCAACGACCCGCACCACGTCACCATCGACCCGGTTGGGGTTTTATGTACAAGACCTGATCGGCCTGTCGGATAAAGTCAAGATTCTGGCGGGTGTTCGGTGGTCGCAGCAGAAAACGGTGCAGACAACCATTCTGAACCAACTCACGCAGGTTGAAACGCGGGGAACCGCCGAAACCAAAACCGATGCGGCCTTTTCGCCCAAAGTGGCCTTGCTGTATCAGCCTACCCGAACCACGTCGTTTTTTGGTAGCTACGCCAACAACTTTACGATCAACACGGGGGTCGACATTTACGGACAGATCCTGAAACCGTCTATCGTCGATCAGGTTGAAGCGGGCGTAAAAAATGAATTGTTCAACGGTCGAATCACGGCGAACCTGGGCGTTTACCACATCGTCAACAGTGATCTGGCACAGATGGCACCACTCAAAGCCGATGGCACGGCCAATGCCGACGCGAACGTGAAAGAGTTTACGGGCCAGACCACGAGTGATGGGCTGGAAATAGACCTGACGGGTAACCTGTCGAAGAACTTCTATTTCATCACCGGCTACGGCTACAATTATATGCGGTACACGAAGGCATCGCTCGTTCGGGGTTCCCCCATCGAAGGCGAACGGCTGACCAACAACCCGGCCCACACCGCGAATGCAACTATTTTCTACACGTTCGATCTGCCGCAACTGCGGGGTCTGAAACTAGGCGCATCAGCCTTTTACACGGGTGCTCGTTTTGGTGGAAACAACAATACGTATGGTCAGACACCAGCGTTCAGTCGCCTGATTCCACTAACGAGTTTCACGACAATTGACCTGTCGGCAGGCTATACGTACCGGAAGATTTCGATTCTGGCCAAAGTATCGAACATCACCAATGAGCTGAACTACCTGATTCATGACCGCTACAGCATCATGCCGATTCCGCCCCGGCAGTTCGTCACGACCCTGTCTTATCGGTTGAAATAA
- a CDS encoding NHL repeat-containing protein, translating to MRKTLLALPLGLLASIYTLVQAQTVALKPVWESDTTLRTPECVLFEPSQNVLYVSCINGSPKPENKSSYIAKVGLDGKVIKLKFTDNLNSTKGMGVLKNKLYVTEMTQVAEIDLATGKILNQYPIDGAKFLNDIAIDPQKGVVYVTDSNDSKVWAITNGKSSLVLEGAPLKGTNGLLFENNQLLIGNGDGSLLSLNPATKQLSTIAKGMGGIDGIVALGNKEYIVTEWAGKIWHVRADGTTELKSDTSAQKISSADIGYNPTTKMLFVPTFFHNTVKAYSLK from the coding sequence ATGAGAAAAACACTCCTTGCCCTGCCGCTTGGCTTACTCGCCAGTATATATACGCTCGTGCAGGCTCAAACCGTTGCCCTGAAACCGGTGTGGGAAAGCGATACGACACTGCGCACACCCGAATGTGTTTTGTTCGAGCCCAGCCAGAATGTCCTGTATGTTTCCTGCATCAATGGCAGCCCAAAGCCGGAAAATAAAAGTAGCTACATTGCCAAAGTGGGTCTGGACGGTAAGGTGATCAAGCTGAAATTTACCGACAACCTTAATTCCACCAAGGGGATGGGGGTGCTGAAGAATAAGCTGTACGTGACCGAGATGACGCAGGTCGCCGAGATCGATCTGGCAACGGGTAAAATCCTGAACCAATATCCCATCGACGGTGCCAAGTTTCTCAATGATATTGCCATCGATCCCCAGAAAGGCGTCGTGTACGTTACCGACTCGAATGATAGTAAGGTATGGGCAATAACGAATGGCAAGAGTAGTCTTGTTCTGGAAGGTGCTCCGCTAAAAGGTACCAACGGGCTGTTATTCGAAAACAACCAACTACTGATCGGTAATGGCGATGGCTCGTTACTGAGTCTGAATCCGGCAACCAAACAACTCAGCACGATAGCCAAAGGGATGGGTGGTATCGATGGTATTGTCGCTTTGGGCAACAAGGAGTACATCGTCACCGAGTGGGCTGGCAAAATCTGGCACGTTCGTGCGGACGGAACGACCGAACTAAAATCAGACACCTCCGCGCAGAAGATCAGCTCGGCAGATATTGGGTATAATCCGACTACCAAGATGCTGTTTGTACCGACGTTTTTCCACAATACGGTGAAAGCCTACTCACTCAAGTAA